The Lycium barbarum isolate Lr01 chromosome 11, ASM1917538v2, whole genome shotgun sequence genome contains the following window.
aggctgttttgggaagAGAAAAAAGGATGTGGTTGCATGGCTTTGCCTGCTGAGTAATTGCAATGTTAGTTTGTATTCTTCAAACAAGACCGAATGCAATATATTTTTGTTTTATGAGATATCTAGTTTCTTGAGGTTTTCATTCAATTGTTTACCAGTTCAGGTTGGAATTCGAAATTGGTTATATTTTGAATTGTGATAGGGGTATATTTTATACTGTATGTGGTAGGCCAGTTGGTCTAGAGCTTGGAATATTTCTCATGCACACTGTATCACATCACTGACATATCATAAATGTTAATGTCAATTCTTTAGTGTATTTTTGTCCTAATCTGTTTCTTTGTTACTTTATTCATTTGAAGTGCATATACTATAGCAAAAGTTTCTGAATCtgagaaaagaaaaaggatgCAAATGAAAATTCTGAACAGTAACAACTAACAAGTAGCGTGTCTAGATTTTAATGGATATTTGGAATACCAGTCTTCTTATCTTAATTTGGCAAATAGCATGATGGATCATATACTCTCTGTTTGATCAATTCTTGAGATGTTCATATCATTACAATAACTTGTTGCCTACCTACCTGAAAACTCTATCTTGGTGAAATTAATCAACAATAAACAccaaaagtattttgataaagAACTATCTCATATATACACTACTTCTCTTGGCTTGGATGGAAAGACAAGCCACGCCATTGCCAGTCCATTTAAGCCAGTCCAACAAGCTTCTCACTGACCTCCCATAGCTTGCGTGCCTTCTCTGCATCGCTGGCTTCTTTCGACAGCTGGTTCTCAAACGAGGAGGAGGTACTGTTCCAACTCCAATAGACACCAGATTTTCCAAGGCTTGGATCACGTACTACCTGAATTTATAGCACAGATAATTAAGTGATATTCTTCATGCGGTAGTTAATAATTCAGTCTGTAAATGCGAGGGATGAAGGTGTCCAAGTTTGCTAATTTTAACTAACCTGTGCAAGTCTTTTTCCTGCTTCTTCTTCAGATACATAGCCTTTGGTAATGTACTTCTGAAATGGTGGGAAGAGAGCCCTGAACAAGGGAATGTGATTCCTAAATAAACCAGTTTCAGCAATACAGCCGGGATAGAGGGAAGCAAAGGAAATTCCAGTCTCCTCGTGGAAACGCCTATGAAACTCTTGCATGGTAAGCATGTTACAGACTTTGCTGTCTTTGTAGGCTTTGGCGCCATCAAATTCTCCTCCATCAATCATGGGTGAGCAGTTTAAACTATTCAATCCTCCTGCAAGTCCTCGCAGATCTCCAAGATTTGCCTTTGGTGGCACGTTTCCAGCCAAAGTGTTTGTGTTTCCTGATTCAGAAAAATTATAGTATTAGATTTCAATCATGTTCGGTTTCCTTTAATATGACAATTTATAAGGAGCTGTATATGCTGtccagcattttttttttttttgaaaaggtaATATTTGTATTAAAATAGCACTTAGAAAGTGCTAAAAAATTATGTACATCAGAAGCCCAGAGCAAACCAGTGATTGTTCCCATCTCATTCCCGTAGAGCAACTATGAAGGAGGTGTTCGGTATGAAGGGAAATGTTTTCCAGgaaaataagtgggtttcttaTTTTCTTGTTTCCGTACagtaagcaaaaaatattatcctaaaagTCTAAGAGCTTGAATACCACTTGTAAATAATCCAAAACTCGAACCTCCACGCTCTTTAGCATGAGATTTTGAGTCTCGTGTGTCTACCATTTCACCACCAAGGCATCTTGAAAGTGAATCGTATTCCATGAATATGATCTCTATCTAGTGTGATGTAtctgtatataatctagacaaatattATGGTAGGTGGGGGTGttttgtttgggggggggggggggagggaatgGGGATGAGGTGTGTTGGAGGGCGGCGGGGAGGACACAATCAATGTGGAATGCCACttttccctacttccattagGGAAGTCGTTTTCCTCATTTTGAAGGaccttgttttcctagagaaaatgttcttcaaaatttttgaccaacTGAACATGGAGAAATTGGAATGTTTTCCTCCATCATACCGAGCACACCCGAAATCTTTCATATGTTCATCACATGCTATCCAGCATTTTATGTATCATGAAATATGTGTAGTTTCTAGCTGTAAAGCTTTGATAATTTGTTCCTAGCTTTACTGACAGTGACCTGACATTAAGTTGCTCAATGAAGTCGAGTATGCTGGATATGGGAGCATAAGCTTTGAGTTTCAGACCAGTACCTGTAATGGAGCCAACAATTATAAGGCGCTTTTGTGGGTGATCTGATTGCTTGAGGTCATCTAACAGCAGCCTTGAAAGCAGGAAATGTCCGAGATGGTTGGTTCCCACGCTAAGCTCAAATCCATCAGCAGTAAAAGTTGGTTCTTTAGCAGTTGGTAAATACACTGCAGCATTGCAGACTAGCGCATCAAGTGGCCTGCCTGAACGTCGGAAAGTATCTACAAATTGTCGGACACTTTCAAGGGAAGCGAGGTCCAGATGCATGACAGTGTAGTTTTCCTTTGGAATGCCAACTGATTTTGCTGCTTTCTCAGCCTTGAGGAAATCTCGACAGGCCATTATAACGTGCCATTCTCCTGATTCACCTATAGCTTTTGCTGTAGCTAGTCCTAAACCAGAGGAGGCTCCAGTAATTATCACATTGCCTTTCCTGAGGGTTTTCTTCTGTTCTGAGGTGGATTGGGTGATTGCGGGAGTGGTAGCAGCTGTTTGTGCTCTAATAGGTACAACCGCTAGTTTCTTTGTCAATTCCTATTCCATGATACGCAAAATGTAGTATGTCATCAGTATCCAGAGGTGAAGAGTAAACGATATAAGTTTATTTCATTCTCTATAAAGGAATTAAGCAGTGGATTTCAGGTGAGATATGTTCAGAATTGCAATGAAAGACATTGGTTCAAAAACTTGGCTTTATTTGTTTAGAGATAGGTATTTGCACAATTGGCATTTTCGTCAAGGAATGGCGATATGCTTTTCTTTTTCTGCTCTAATTAGATGTTTTTATTTCTGATTTGATGAACCAGCGTCAAGCAACAAAACAGGTTGATCAAGAAAAAGGTCTTAAATATGTTTTTCATTTGCTTCAAATGGAGTAACTAAAACTGTAAAAATTCATCAATTGTATGTTCTGGACTGACCCAAGAAGAATTTGGTACTCTAAAATATTTGTACTGTTTTTGCAGCTTGAAATATATTGTGCTTCTTGCTTTTTACTCTGGTAAGTAATTTGTCTTCCTAAAATAGCTTTTCATGAAGAGAGGAGACTCTAATTCTGCTTCTTGGGCTCTACTATACTTTTTCATTTAGCAGAAAGTTATTTAACAACTTGCACAGTAAGAACCCGTTTGGACATTCAATTTTCAActtctttttaaaaaattgttTGGTTATACATTGTAGTCAAATTTTTCACTCCAACTGGAACTTGAGTTTTTCAAGTTAACTTTTGTTACTCACGAAACTTCAACATTTTTTCAGGTGAAACGCATGTTCAAATAACTTTTTTCAACTTAACTTCAAATACTAATTTTGTTTCAAATATCACCAAATTCATGTCCAAATGCCTACTAATTATAAAAACTAACATAGACTCTGTATTTGGGATACCTTGTTTTCTGCAGCAGTAGTGAATTTAGATTTCAGGTTGCAAGATAATGCCACTCCAAAGAAGCTACTGTCCTTGAGAGTGGCACATGATTTACCCTGCCACAATTGAGTCACATAAAATCTTGTTCAATTTTCAGGTTAGTAATTAACAAAGTATGTTTAGTTGATTAGAAGTTTGCAGCTTTACCTCTTTGTGGAGGGAAAATGCAGATGGAAGCAAAGATGCTGCTTGGAGAGCCATATTAGACCTGTTAATCAAAATAACTCTTATTACAACTCTCTTATTAGGAAGGTGTGGTTGGGCGTAGGGGTGGGGTGTCTATTTAAGTAGTTTGATTTGGAGGTATGTGGGCATTTGTAATGAAAAATCAGATCAGAAGGATATTGGGCTTTGGGACAAGGATAAGATGGTAATGGAGAAATCTGGAGAGTGCCATGTCAGCTTCCTCTAGCCAATCAATGCTTGAGTTTGGATTCTCCTTGATATTTACTACCTGCTCTACATACGCTGATAGAACTGGGCTGGCCCTTATATTCAGAGGCCTACATTGGGTGGGCTTACCACTTTTTGGACTGGGCTGGGCCTAATATCAGAGGGCTACATTGAGTAGGAGGAGGCCCAACTAAGATTCAATCTTCAAGACCagatattttcgtggttgttcCGTTTTTGGAGCAAATGTTTAGTAAGTGACTCTCTTTTTCATTTCTATCAATTAGCAGGAATGCCCCtcattcggggtggtctttaatttccccccctcaaattgctggtctttaattttttcccttcgctagAAATCctaaggttttgggttcgaaccccggctcctgcataaaaataaaaaataatttctcaAGGCAAGGCTTGGAGGAAGTTATGCTGGATCCGACATAagcgccttaaggcataactaaagttatgccggatccggcataaattTTATGCCTTAAGGTAATTTATAAGGTAGacttttatgccttaaggcaacctcTGCCGGAGATATCATAAGTTGTCTTAAGTCCAACATaagttgccttataaggcaaacttttggttatgccttaaggcaacatatgccggatccgacataactttagttatgccttaaggcaacttATGCCGCATAACGCAGACTTTCTCAAAGTCTTGCCTTACTAAATTATTTTTATTGTTATGCCTAATCGGGGGTTTGAATCCAGAACCTcggtattttcggccaccttcAAGCgtagggcaaaacttaaagaccaccaatttgagggataaaatttaaagaccaccccaaaaggaCAATCAGCGCAAAAAAGTTGCAATTTATGAACTTTTTACACTATGGTCTAAAGATTCATTTTGACCAAATTGAAAATCTTATGTGAAACATTAAAACATGATCTAATTTTTATAGACGTCAACGATAGTCTAATGTTTTGCGTTATCTGTGCACACGATTTTTTTGTTCAAAAATAGGGATAAAATTTAAAGGGGTAATAGCACTTTTGGTCCCTTAATTATAGATTTGGTCCTTGTATATAAGATTCAGCAATTTGACCTTCCATTAATTAAAATGCGTATTTTTTATCCCTTTATGTTGGAAACATATCACGTTTAGGCTATTTTTAGATGTAAATACCCTCAAATATAGAGTAATAATACAAATTTAATATGACACGAGTAATTAAATGGGTAGAACAATTAACATTTCAGAAAATCTGTGATTATCCCCAAGCAAACTGATCAAAAGTGTACACTTCAAGAATTTAAGATAAATGTGTTTAGTCAGATATCACAAAGATTAAAATAAAAATTTGCCAATAACTGAAGGACCTAAAGTGATATTAACCCAAATTTTGAATGATGGTCTAAAAAGGGGTTATTTGTGTAAAAGCCTTCTTGAGCATGTACTAACTTTCTTAACTCCGTTTTCCCTCGTTAAAACATTTACATGCTAActtccttttccatttcttcaaAAATAAAGTCACATATTTCGGACGCCTTTAAGTTTTATGTAAGAAGAGAAAaacagaggcggacccaggattttgagttcgggggtgctgaatccaggaattttgagttcgggggtgctctattaactatttatatctatttcctttatattttctatacagttatacactccgtaactgaatttaatgggtgccggagcacccaaaaATTCTACATAGGTCCGCCCATGAGAGAAAGGGAATATAAAATAATGTTTCAGGTCTCTACTTATGAGTCATGTGACATATAGTATATAAACTAAGGGAGAAAAGTAATATCCAATTTAATACGACGAGGACATCACTGGTGAACCTTTCAGCCCCTTATGTATTTTAGCCCCTAACTTTAATTAATATAAGCTTTGAGTTTCCCcttcaatttattttattttctctgTTACTTCATTCTTTTTCCTCTTTTGTTTTGTATTGGTATTAAGTATTGTAtttttttggagttattttgggATGAATTCTTTGATGACACATTATTCCCTAGCAGAACAAGTTCTTTGAACGCTATTTTTCTATCACAATATTGTGGACTTTGAATGTTTCTAATTAGTTCCTTTCGACATTTTTCTTGTCAAAAGCaataattgttttttttaaaaaaaaaaaatcactacgGAAACAAAGTTAAACATCTAACTAAATATTGTCCTATGTTTATGGATGATTGATTGCCGAATAAATTAGAAGCTTGGTAACATCAAAATCGTATTGCCACGTCTCGTCCTCGGATTTTGTTTTTGTCCTCGCTCATGAAAACACAACTTATGTTCAAGTCTATGTGTATATTTTAAgagtttaatttatatatattgattGTATAAAAGAAATTTTACGCTATGAGATTATTTAAATGATGTTGAGTTCCCACTTGGATCGATGATTTATGTGGTCTCCTTatatgatcttgattgttgagcAATCCTCACCTCATGAGATATTTTGTGAGAGTTAGCTAGATCAATGTTCATTTCTTATAGAGCCGGCTTATCACAATATATGATTTACCAGCTATTGGAAACTCATCTTATATTGTCCCTATTGTACAAGATTGGATAACATAGGCGATTTCCCATATCGGTGGGTAACTGGGGTTGCGGAGGTTTTGAATTCCTACATCGGTGGTGGGTGACAGGTTAATGTTGTTTTGGTCAATCCTCACTTTATGAATTagtttttggggttgagttagactAGAGATTCAATTTTTTATCAAATGATAACTAGGATTGATAACATATTAAGATACACCGATATTATATATATTCGTTACAATGTTGGTGTATAGATTTAACTTGTATACACCAACATTGTATCGAATAAATTATAGGGGAATTTATTTAATTTTGTGGAGATAATAGAGCTGCAGCCGCTCCATGACATCAAATGTTAGGCATGCTTTAGTTCTACGCGAGGACCACTTAACGTAATCCATAGCTATCTAACCACAACATTTTagatatttttgtttttttattatttGCTGACAATTTTAAAGCATATCATTTTCTCATCTCGGCTACAATGATGTTTGTAACGTTCTAACTGCGAAATTAGCTGATTTCATGGGCCGGCGACTGGGTCCCTCTCAATGGATTAACAACATAACTAAGGACTAAAAAGCATGCTAATGACATATTATTAAATGCATTGACTTTCTTTATTAATCCAGCAAATATGCTGTTTTGCCATGAGTCGGTTTAAGATTTAAAGAGGTGGATGCTCACTTCctaatatattcatatatttttGTAAAAAGTTCACTAATTATATTATGTGTTTAGTGTCTGAATCTGAGGTAGTGAAGGTGCAGTGATGTTTTAAAAGTCGAGATATAGCATTTTAAAATTCACTTGTGGAATTTAAAATTTCATAATAGTGACTATTTTTTTAATGTATAATTGAAAAGTGGCTAGTAAACGTTATGATAGGACGAGGCTTAAGGCCTGTTATCGCAAGGTACGAGCAAAGGTCGATTTAGGATTT
Protein-coding sequences here:
- the LOC132616645 gene encoding protochlorophyllide reductase, chloroplastic, whose product is MALQAASLLPSAFSLHKEGKSCATLKDSSFFGVALSCNLKSKFTTAAENKELTKKLAVVPIRAQTAATTPAITQSTSEQKKTLRKGNVIITGASSGLGLATAKAIGESGEWHVIMACRDFLKAEKAAKSVGIPKENYTVMHLDLASLESVRQFVDTFRRSGRPLDALVCNAAVYLPTAKEPTFTADGFELSVGTNHLGHFLLSRLLLDDLKQSDHPQKRLIIVGSITGNTNTLAGNVPPKANLGDLRGLAGGLNSLNCSPMIDGGEFDGAKAYKDSKVCNMLTMQEFHRRFHEETGISFASLYPGCIAETGLFRNHIPLFRALFPPFQKYITKGYVSEEEAGKRLAQVVRDPSLGKSGVYWSWNSTSSSFENQLSKEASDAEKARKLWEVSEKLVGLA